The Anopheles gambiae chromosome 2, idAnoGambNW_F1_1, whole genome shotgun sequence genomic sequence gtgtgtgtgtgtgtgtgtgtgtgtgtgtgtgtgtgtgtgtgtgtgtgtgtgtgtcggcaGCATAGGACAGTACGATCTTCTGTTACAGAGGGCCAAACCCTACGGTGTAACCACTTTAACCTGCCACCGAACCCGAGCCATATCCTGTGCGAAGTGCGGCGTAAAAGAAAGGCCCTCACCTATTCTGCCGATGCGAAGTCGAACTCTCTGTCCTTCACACACTTATCTGTGACGACGCTGGACGGTTGACCATCTCGTTAATAGTTTCGCTATCCTTTACCATCGTgatcggtgtgtgcgtgtgtgtgtgttttcaataTTCTCGGCATACGAGGAGCTACACAACGCAGCCTTGTTTGCATGTTTAAAAGATCCATTAAGCCGGACACGGACATCCAACAACACGAGCTCCTCGTCCCACGAAAACAAACGCTGTTTGTCTATGATGCTAATGTTGTCGAAAAGAGATCATACGCTTGTCGGAATGCTGGGTGACTAGTGCGCTAGTGACAACCAAACCCCGGAAAGTCCCGCTGCAGGGTCTTAAAGGCTGGTATACTGGTTTACCTTTGCTTAGTGGCACCAAACAGGACCTTGAatttggttgctgctgctgttactgctgCATCCTTTGAAACCAGCTTGACCGCGCGTGCCTGCTTCCCGGGGGCCCTGTGCCAATGGGAATGGAATCAATGCAAAGGTCAAACGGGCCTTTTCTTTCTGGTTTGGCCAAAAAGGGTGAACTTGTGCGACTGCGAAACGGTCTTTCCAACGCTTCGTTCGGGCGTAACGAACGGAACGCGCATTTGCGTTTGCTATCTGCGCGTTTTGATCCCAATAAACAGTGTGGCACCCCCGTTGATTGCCAAACCGCCAGTTCGATGGATTTTGCATTTCGGCACAAGGCTACGCCAACGGCAAAGTGTGTTAGCCAAGCGTTGATTGTGGTATAGTTTTACCATATGGCATCGTGCGGAGTGTCCAACTTTTTGGACACTGACTAAGCTACCCCAACCTCTCCCGGACAGACTCTTTTGCTCCCGATTTTCAAAGACCCCCTCGCCAAGCATGTCGCATGAAGACGAACCGTCTCATCCGGCGCTCGGCGTTCCGAAAACCAGTTGCTCCACGTGATGGAAACGATGGAAAGACGAAGAAGTTCGATGGTTCGACAATAGATCCCGAGCCAACGCGAAACAGAAGACAAAGAAAGACGGACAAGCACAACCTGCGACTACCTGGCCAcgccgtgccgtgccgtgcctCTCTGCGGTGGAAAGGGAAAGTGCGTTATTCTTCCACCCCGACGACGATTGGGCTGTAAGCTTTCGCAGACCGAGCGCACCGACCGTCAGTGTCAGTTGGTGTTTGGAGGTGATCGTGAACACAACaggaacaacacaacacagcaccagcaacagcatcatgACGGTCACGTACGGTGTCGAGAAGTGTCCGGAAAAGTTCGACGAGTATCGGTGCAGCCTGCCCGAGCAGTACCGGAAGCTGGCGGCGGACCAGCTGCGCGAGGACGATCACATCCGCAAGCAGGCCATCGATCAGATGCGCCAGTGGATAGCGAAGCATCCGTACATCCGCCGCTGCCGCACGGATGCCGTGTTTCTGCTGCGCTTTCTGCGCCAGCGCAAGTTCTCCATCCCGAAGGCGTGCGAAATGCTGGAACGATATCTAGCCCTTCGCCAGACGTTCCCGCACTGGTTCCAGGGGCTGGACCCGTTCGAGAAGACGATGGTGGCGCTCGGCGAGGAGGAGGTGTTCCACGTGCTCGGGTTCGACGCCAAGGGCCAGATCGTGATACTGATCAAGTCGCGCAACTTCCGCGTGGACAAGTACGACCTGGAGGATCTGATACGGTTTCTGCATATGAACATGGAGATTTTGTCCTGCGACGAGATGGTGCAGGTGGCCGGCGTGGTACTGATCGTGGACTGTTACGAAGCATCGATGGCACACTTCACGCTGTTCCGGCTGAGCGAGATGCGCAACATTGGGCCGTACATCAACCACCTGCTGCCGATCCGCTGCCGGGAAATTCACGTCATCCGGCTGCCGAAGGTGGCCGCATCCATCGTGGATCTGCTGTTTGCCTACGTCAGCCCCAAGCTGAAGCATCGGTTCTTTGTAAGTAGTAGCGGATGACAATGGGTGACGACCACAACGAACCTTGGGCCGGCGATAAAGACGCAGTGCAGTGCGGTTCACACCTTTCCGAATTTGGAGCGCCTGCGTTTTGTTGTGACCGTTTGTGAATTCATGTGCggggttggtttttttgggtgccggtgtgtgtgtgtgtgtgtgtgtggacagtGTGAGAAGAAATGAGACGCTTTGAAGATTTGTAGGCCACCACAATGTTTGGCGCAATCGGAAAAACGGTACTTACGCAACGCCGCTGACTCCGTGGAACGTGACAAAAGGCCTCCAAACTAACTAACGTTTTGGTGTGGTTTGAGTTGTGGATTGAGTTGGGAATTCTCTCAACCCCTCCAACGCCCTCCAAGAAGTTGCAATGTCCGGCCCTGTTGGGTGGAAATtggcttgtgtgtgtgggggggggggctagACGTTGACATTTCAAATCATCCGATCAAGCAGATCCGATCATGCGATCATGCGAGTTTATGCTTTTTTGGAGAAAGAGAAACCTCTTGGAGGATGTTGCTAAATTGGCGAAATTGCTTGCCCGCGTGTCgtcgaaagagagaaagaaaagtaaaTGGATATGGGGACCATCTCCAAGCTCCCAGAAGACAGTTCGATTTCTAAATCGGAGTGACTAATATACATAATGTATGCACAGAGAAATCCAAATTCGGTACCGACAAAAAACTGTCTAATGTGCCTTTGCAAAT encodes the following:
- the LOC1269825 gene encoding alpha-tocopherol transfer protein-like, whose protein sequence is MTVTYGVEKCPEKFDEYRCSLPEQYRKLAADQLREDDHIRKQAIDQMRQWIAKHPYIRRCRTDAVFLLRFLRQRKFSIPKACEMLERYLALRQTFPHWFQGLDPFEKTMVALGEEEVFHVLGFDAKGQIVILIKSRNFRVDKYDLEDLIRFLHMNMEILSCDEMVQVAGVVLIVDCYEASMAHFTLFRLSEMRNIGPYINHLLPIRCREIHVIRLPKVAASIVDLLFAYVSPKLKHRFFFHKTINEAVSYLGKTLLPTEYTDQTEEPKALTHVYSKRIRESRDELQLLDQMEIDVAKFSSVWSKTGCAPGGIDAGMVGSFRKLDID